One Campylobacter sputorum subsp. sputorum DNA segment encodes these proteins:
- a CDS encoding RNA pyrophosphohydrolase → MAEKKYRPNVAAVILSPSYPFKCNIFIAKRNDMENIWQFPQGGIDDGESAKTALFRELKEEIGTNNIEIIGEYPDWLSYDFPGHVCAKMYPFDGQTQKYFLVRLRSLQNINTNTKHPEFVDHKFVPVDKIFDYIKHFKRPIYGKVIQYFKKEGFI, encoded by the coding sequence ATGGCAGAAAAAAAGTATAGACCAAATGTTGCTGCGGTGATTCTTTCTCCATCTTATCCTTTTAAGTGTAATATTTTCATAGCAAAAAGAAATGATATGGAAAATATTTGGCAGTTTCCACAAGGTGGAATCGATGATGGCGAGAGCGCTAAAACAGCTCTTTTTAGGGAATTAAAAGAAGAAATTGGTACAAATAATATAGAGATAATTGGAGAATATCCAGATTGGCTTAGTTATGACTTTCCAGGACATGTCTGTGCAAAGATGTATCCCTTTGATGGTCAAACTCAAAAGTACTTTTTGGTTCGTTTAAGATCTCTACAAAATATAAATACAAATACTAAACATCCAGAATTTGTAGATCATAAATTTGTGCCTGTAGATAAAATTTTTGATTATATAAAACACTTTAAAAGACCGATTTATGGTAAAGTGATACAGTATTTTAAAAAGGAAGGATTCATTTAA
- a CDS encoding RNB domain-containing ribonuclease: MKSFLKKLLSGVKESEVSLAHREILRNLENLNVVTLHKNRYYQNNGFVIGRLDISSNQTGYIKTYDEKIKKDIIVESRDLNGAHIGDIVVAKLMKGKKLKAKVSMILKAKIKTSVVYTKSFGGTILGVNIATMLSSQLKASQKSLKELPLGTLLKIDNITNEIVDVIGNINDPSCDMDISLALYNKHKDFPDICQTQALSWGNKVDKNFYQDRVDLTHLPFCTIDPIDAKDFDDAIYFDKINNQIYIAIADVSHYVEPYTPIDKEAKERGFSIYFPHIAIPMLPRSLSENICSLKPNEDRLAYCFKITLDENLNAKKEELFEAIINSKRRYNYDEVDEILESKKAKESEISSWLLPLFEVTKKLKENRLKNGFDFRSKDLRMILDDNFALKSTPFENETPSHSLIEDCMLLANKAAAKRIKKGIFRNHGVADIKKIHKLLDDLSIFGLNFSYESDLVKLIAKIQAKSSEMGIREEVDKLIIKAQKRAEYSHECYGHFGLGFKEYSHFTSPIRRYTDLILHRLLKANANNDHKKFNYLLLNIEDTCLALNELEREADKVAFDFMDRKFARWAKDKIGEVFKCYISSNDKICVAKLDDEIKGARIYINNYSCDLLQKVMVKITEVDIASTKIIGKVVEKLNV; encoded by the coding sequence ACCGGATATATAAAAACTTATGATGAAAAAATAAAAAAAGATATAATAGTAGAATCTAGGGATTTAAACGGAGCTCATATTGGCGATATAGTAGTAGCTAAGCTTATGAAAGGCAAGAAACTAAAAGCCAAAGTTTCTATGATTTTAAAAGCAAAAATCAAAACAAGCGTTGTGTATACAAAATCTTTTGGTGGAACAATACTTGGTGTAAATATAGCAACTATGCTCTCATCGCAGCTTAAGGCTTCTCAAAAATCACTCAAAGAATTGCCGCTTGGAACACTTTTAAAGATAGATAACATCACAAACGAGATTGTTGATGTTATAGGAAATATAAACGATCCAAGTTGTGATATGGACATATCTTTGGCACTTTATAATAAACACAAAGATTTCCCAGATATCTGCCAAACACAAGCTCTTAGCTGGGGCAATAAAGTTGATAAAAATTTTTATCAAGACAGAGTGGATCTTACTCATTTGCCATTTTGCACTATAGATCCAATTGATGCAAAAGATTTTGATGATGCAATATATTTTGATAAAATAAATAATCAAATTTACATAGCAATTGCCGATGTAAGTCATTATGTTGAGCCTTATACCCCAATAGACAAAGAGGCAAAAGAACGCGGTTTTTCCATATATTTTCCACATATTGCTATTCCGATGTTACCAAGAAGTTTAAGTGAAAATATCTGTTCTCTTAAGCCAAATGAGGATAGACTTGCGTATTGTTTTAAAATAACTTTAGATGAAAATTTAAATGCTAAAAAAGAAGAACTTTTTGAAGCTATTATAAATTCAAAAAGGCGTTATAATTATGATGAAGTTGATGAAATTTTAGAAAGTAAAAAAGCAAAAGAAAGTGAGATTTCATCGTGGCTTTTGCCACTTTTTGAAGTTACTAAAAAATTAAAAGAAAATAGATTAAAAAATGGATTTGATTTTAGAAGTAAAGATCTTAGAATGATTTTAGATGATAATTTTGCTTTAAAATCAACTCCTTTTGAAAACGAAACTCCATCACACTCACTTATAGAAGATTGTATGCTGCTTGCAAACAAGGCTGCTGCAAAAAGGATTAAAAAAGGAATTTTTAGAAATCACGGAGTTGCTGATATCAAAAAAATACACAAATTATTGGATGATTTAAGTATTTTTGGGCTTAATTTTAGTTATGAAAGCGATTTAGTTAAATTAATTGCAAAAATTCAAGCCAAAAGCAGTGAAATGGGAATAAGAGAAGAGGTTGATAAGCTTATCATAAAAGCACAAAAAAGGGCAGAGTATTCACATGAATGTTACGGGCATTTTGGTTTAGGATTTAAAGAATATTCTCATTTTACAAGTCCGATAAGAAGATATACAGATCTAATTTTGCACCGCCTTTTAAAAGCAAACGCAAACAATGATCATAAAAAATTTAACTACCTTCTTTTAAATATAGAAGATACATGTTTAGCTTTAAATGAACTTGAAAGAGAAGCCGATAAAGTAGCATTTGATTTTATGGATAGGAAATTTGCAAGATGGGCTAAGGATAAGATAGGCGAGGTTTTTAAATGTTATATAAGCTCAAATGATAAAATTTGCGTTGCAAAACTTGATGATGAGATAAAAGGTGCGAGAATTTATATAAATAATTATAGTTGCGATTTGTTACAAAAAGTTATGGTAAAAATCACTGAAGTTGATATAGCATCAACAAAAATTATCGGTAAAGTAGTTGAAAAATTAAATGTATAA
- the folP gene encoding dihydropteroate synthase: MEIYKIDNNTNFEEICKIIKPYKIGIQKMKKKANLNLFLIKNIKAPAANILKQDALSIGAELVCNHTTILGNGLSTALLIANDKQIEELVKKEAIQDFELKKLSVFLKYKFIKPTKPDIMGVVNINKDSFNEASRVSSETSIARIEQFINDGATYIDIGGVSSRPGSEYCGSKEEFARIEKTIKDIYRLKLYEKAKFSLDSFDPYCLEFCLDHGFKMINDITGDTTLCKLAAKYDVEYCLMHMQGNPKNMQEDPKYDDLMNDMDKFFENKIEECLNYGAKKLVLDVGIGFGKSASDNMLLIKHLEHFLHFGYPLFVGASRKSVINYYSKSEIKDRLSGSLYLHLKAFENGATIIRTHDVKEHVQMFKMHKVMNELSLW, encoded by the coding sequence ATGGAAATTTATAAAATAGACAATAATACAAATTTTGAAGAAATTTGTAAAATAATAAAGCCATATAAAATCGGTATCCAAAAGATGAAAAAAAAGGCAAATTTAAATTTGTTTTTGATTAAAAATATTAAAGCCCCAGCTGCAAATATCTTAAAACAAGACGCACTGAGTATAGGTGCTGAGCTTGTGTGTAATCACACGACAATACTAGGAAATGGACTTAGTACAGCTTTACTTATAGCAAATGATAAACAGATAGAAGAGTTGGTAAAAAAAGAAGCTATCCAAGACTTTGAACTTAAAAAATTATCAGTTTTTTTAAAATATAAATTTATAAAGCCAACCAAACCAGATATAATGGGAGTTGTAAATATAAACAAAGATAGCTTTAATGAAGCTAGTAGAGTAAGCAGTGAAACATCTATTGCTAGAATAGAGCAATTTATAAACGATGGTGCTACTTATATCGATATAGGCGGTGTTAGCTCAAGACCTGGAAGTGAGTATTGTGGCTCTAAAGAAGAGTTTGCAAGGATAGAAAAAACTATAAAAGATATTTATAGATTAAAATTATATGAAAAGGCTAAATTTAGTTTAGATAGCTTTGATCCTTATTGTTTGGAGTTTTGCTTAGATCACGGATTTAAAATGATAAACGACATAACTGGAGATACGACTTTATGCAAACTTGCGGCGAAGTATGATGTAGAGTATTGTTTGATGCATATGCAAGGAAATCCTAAAAATATGCAAGAAGATCCAAAATATGATGATTTGATGAACGATATGGATAAATTTTTTGAAAATAAGATAGAAGAATGTTTAAATTATGGTGCTAAAAAACTTGTTTTAGATGTTGGTATTGGATTTGGAAAAAGTGCTAGTGATAATATGCTTCTTATAAAGCATTTAGAGCATTTTTTACATTTTGGATATCCACTTTTTGTAGGAGCGAGCAGAAAAAGTGTGATAAATTATTATTCTAAAAGTGAAATTAAAGATAGACTTTCAGGAAGTTTGTATTTGCATTTAAAAGCGTTTGAAAACGGAGCAACTATCATAAGAACACATGATGTTAAAGAGCATGTTCAAATGTTTAAAATGCATAAAGTTATGAATGAATTATCTTTGTGGTAA
- the holA gene encoding DNA polymerase III subunit delta, whose protein sequence is MYKKEFETLLNSSKFPNYFLVFGSDDYQIDEYSAEILELYGKDESTQIYYDEYDFNVAKSVLLEPNLFSSNSVLHIKRDSKIPKKELEVLVNACKKNSDCKFLFEFYEGDMKIALESTKVFGQNFVRFFAPSNPNEAVSLLAKKAQKLHLDITTSALYQIYSIHNENLYLSATELNKLSNLGKKIDEQMVKDLVFGLSPVSFDEIFNKLIELKDFKDDFFLCFESANFNEISFLNSIYLSLFRLFKIHSYVKSNGTFDIKAAIGYAPPPNIAKFLQTQALKLSLNTFKELFMFLNGVEFELKTDSNLEKKYFLLSSLIKFQEIIYINSKN, encoded by the coding sequence ATGTATAAAAAAGAATTCGAAACTCTCTTAAACTCTTCAAAATTTCCAAACTATTTTTTAGTTTTTGGTAGCGATGATTATCAAATAGATGAGTATAGTGCAGAGATTTTAGAATTATATGGCAAAGATGAAAGTACGCAAATTTACTATGACGAATATGATTTTAATGTGGCAAAATCTGTTCTTTTAGAGCCAAATTTATTTAGTTCAAATTCTGTTTTGCATATAAAAAGAGATAGCAAAATACCAAAAAAAGAGCTTGAAGTTTTGGTAAATGCTTGCAAAAAAAATAGTGATTGTAAATTTTTATTTGAGTTTTATGAGGGCGATATGAAAATCGCACTTGAAAGCACAAAGGTTTTTGGTCAAAATTTTGTTAGATTTTTTGCACCTAGCAACCCAAATGAAGCTGTGTCTTTGCTTGCAAAAAAAGCCCAAAAACTTCATCTTGATATAACAACTTCGGCACTTTATCAAATTTATAGTATCCATAATGAAAATTTATATCTTAGTGCAACAGAGCTAAATAAATTATCAAATTTAGGAAAAAAGATAGACGAACAGATGGTTAAGGATTTAGTTTTTGGTTTAAGTCCTGTAAGTTTTGATGAAATTTTTAATAAATTAATAGAGTTAAAAGATTTTAAAGATGACTTTTTTTTATGCTTTGAGAGTGCAAATTTTAATGAAATATCGTTTTTAAATTCTATTTATCTTTCTCTTTTTAGACTTTTTAAAATACATTCTTATGTAAAAAGCAATGGAACTTTTGATATAAAAGCTGCTATTGGTTACGCACCCCCTCCGAATATAGCTAAATTTTTACAAACACAGGCTTTAAAATTAAGCTTAAATACATTCAAAGAACTTTTTATGTTTTTAAATGGTGTAGAATTCGAACTAAAAACTGATTCAAATTTAGAAAAAAAATATTTTCTTTTATCTTCTTTGATTAAGTTTCAAGAGATAATTTATATAAACAGCAAAAATTAA
- the rpsF gene encoding 30S ribosomal protein S6, translating to MRHYEVLFILKPTLTEDEAKAKLDFVKEVITKNGGEIASVIEMGTRKLAYTIKKYDRGNYFVIYFKAPANLIAELVRNLRITEEIIRFLTVKYENKLEISAWEKLSKGIKFSEIAKKERSQKEPRTPKEPKENQEQEPKEEN from the coding sequence ATGAGACATTATGAGGTTTTGTTCATCTTAAAGCCTACGCTTACAGAAGATGAAGCAAAAGCAAAGCTTGACTTCGTAAAAGAAGTTATAACAAAAAATGGTGGCGAAATCGCTTCAGTAATCGAAATGGGAACAAGAAAACTTGCTTATACCATAAAAAAATATGATCGTGGCAATTATTTTGTAATCTATTTTAAAGCACCAGCTAATCTAATAGCCGAACTTGTAAGAAATCTTAGAATAACTGAAGAAATTATAAGATTTTTAACAGTTAAATATGAAAATAAATTAGAAATTTCTGCATGGGAAAAGTTAAGTAAAGGTATCAAATTTAGCGAAATTGCTAAAAAAGAGAGATCTCAAAAAGAACCAAGAACCCCAAAAGAACCAAAAGAAAACCAGGAACAAGAACCAAAAGAAGAAAATTAA
- a CDS encoding aspartate kinase, with protein sequence MLIVQKYGGTSMGTLERIDEVAKRVIKYKNEGHSLVIVVSAMSGVTNKLIEYAEFFTKRPQGREMDQLLSAGERVTSALLSIALVSKGYEAITLSGRQAGILTDNLHTKARIHSIDTRRMKNELDAGKIVVVAGFQGVNENGDVTTLGRGGSDLSAVAIAGAMDADLCEIYTDVDGVYTTDPRIEPKAKKLDKISYDEMLELASLGAKVLQNRSVELAKKLNVNLVTRNSFNENEGTLITGENNMEAVLVSGIALDKNQARVTIRGVVDKPGIAAEIFSALAKKDINVDMIIQNVGVDGTANIGFTIPQNELELAKEVMSQTAPASKIVCNSEIVKVSIVGVGMKSHSGVAALAFSTLAKEGINIQMISTSEIKVSMIVHEKYGELAVRALHDAYKLDK encoded by the coding sequence ATGTTAATTGTTCAAAAATATGGTGGAACAAGCATGGGAACGCTTGAGCGTATAGATGAAGTTGCCAAAAGAGTCATAAAATACAAAAACGAAGGACACTCTTTAGTTATTGTTGTTTCAGCTATGAGTGGTGTTACAAATAAACTTATTGAGTATGCTGAATTTTTTACAAAAAGACCTCAAGGCAGAGAAATGGATCAGCTTTTAAGTGCAGGAGAGAGAGTTACAAGTGCATTACTTAGCATAGCTCTTGTATCAAAGGGGTATGAAGCCATAACGCTTAGTGGAAGGCAGGCTGGAATTTTAACTGATAATCTTCACACTAAGGCAAGAATTCATTCTATAGATACAAGGAGAATGAAAAATGAACTTGATGCTGGAAAGATAGTGGTAGTAGCAGGTTTTCAAGGAGTTAATGAAAATGGAGATGTAACTACTCTTGGTCGCGGTGGAAGTGATCTTAGTGCCGTTGCTATAGCTGGTGCAATGGATGCTGACTTGTGTGAAATTTATACAGATGTAGATGGTGTTTATACAACAGATCCAAGGATTGAACCAAAAGCTAAAAAACTAGATAAAATAAGTTATGATGAGATGCTAGAGCTTGCAAGTCTTGGTGCAAAAGTTTTACAAAATAGATCAGTTGAACTTGCAAAAAAATTAAATGTAAATTTGGTAACTAGAAATAGTTTTAATGAAAATGAAGGAACACTTATAACAGGAGAGAATAATATGGAGGCAGTATTAGTTAGCGGTATAGCACTTGATAAAAATCAAGCTAGAGTAACAATAAGAGGAGTTGTTGATAAACCTGGAATTGCGGCTGAAATTTTTTCTGCTTTGGCAAAAAAAGATATCAATGTTGATATGATAATTCAAAATGTCGGTGTTGATGGAACTGCAAATATAGGCTTTACTATCCCACAAAATGAACTTGAGTTGGCAAAAGAAGTTATGAGTCAAACTGCACCTGCAAGTAAAATAGTATGCAATAGCGAAATAGTAAAAGTTTCTATAGTTGGTGTTGGTATGAAAAGTCATAGCGGGGTGGCTGCATTAGCCTTTAGCACACTTGCCAAAGAAGGCATAAATATACAAATGATTTCTACAAGCGAGATAAAAGTATCTATGATAGTTCACGAAAAATATGGTGAATTAGCTGTTAGAGCTTTGCATGATGCTTATAAACTGGATAAATAA
- the rpsR gene encoding 30S ribosomal protein S18, with protein MAEKRKYSKKYCKYTEAKIEFIDYKDTALLKYCLSERFKIMPRRLTGTSKRYQEMVEKAIKRARQAAIIPYIVDRDDVVANPFEGL; from the coding sequence ATGGCAGAAAAAAGAAAATATTCTAAAAAATATTGCAAATATACAGAAGCAAAAATTGAGTTTATCGATTATAAAGATACAGCATTATTAAAATATTGCCTTTCAGAGCGTTTTAAAATTATGCCAAGACGCTTAACAGGTACATCTAAAAGATATCAAGAGATGGTTGAAAAGGCTATAAAAAGAGCTAGACAAGCAGCTATCATACCTTATATAGTTGATAGGGATGATGTAGTTGCAAATCCTTTTGAAGGTCTTTAA
- a CDS encoding DNA polymerase III subunit delta' — translation MQSEIIISNDFESIKNEILANYDINDIRFFEVDEFLVEDARDIIKESYIAEVSEKLIVIMAKSYRIEAQNALLKILEEPPKNIFFCIVTTSKSLLLPTIKSRLVIKNRLKKIQRSEIGLNLKKLELKEIVEFIDEKSALQRSDKLDKNELLKLFDDILYAAFIQGINFSANELEYFYKLSTLITLNAKPHTILTPLLLMIYKK, via the coding sequence ATGCAAAGCGAGATCATAATAAGCAATGATTTTGAAAGTATAAAAAATGAAATTTTAGCAAATTATGATATAAATGATATTAGATTTTTTGAAGTTGATGAATTTTTAGTAGAGGACGCAAGAGATATCATAAAAGAAAGCTATATAGCCGAAGTTAGCGAAAAGCTCATTGTCATAATGGCGAAAAGCTATAGAATTGAGGCTCAAAATGCACTTTTAAAAATTTTAGAAGAGCCACCTAAGAATATATTTTTTTGCATTGTAACAACTTCTAAAAGTTTGCTTCTTCCTACGATCAAATCTCGCCTTGTTATAAAAAATAGATTGAAAAAAATTCAAAGAAGTGAGATAGGTTTAAATTTAAAAAAACTTGAGTTAAAAGAAATTGTAGAATTTATAGATGAAAAATCAGCTTTACAAAGATCAGATAAACTCGATAAAAACGAACTTTTAAAGCTTTTTGATGATATTTTATATGCAGCATTTATACAGGGTATAAATTTTTCTGCAAATGAACTTGAATACTTTTATAAGTTATCCACACTAATCACATTAAATGCAAAACCACATACTATTTTAACCCCACTTTTGCTAATGATATATAAAAAATAA
- a CDS encoding HobA family DNA replication regulator has product MMDFFKWTLQAIRAEGSMSWMEERREEWSPLLSSRLKFLLDGRVFLLICDEQREWFLSYFLTNINRRSISASPRPLLPFFSLKSIYPNLDDISSKDEMALLDDLLEITFPNGFIYFYIGSSSNKRAQVAKGRDDSYMWLLDEQSQNGFSLNSKDENIDSKFLSLYSLFDKSVEAAVTAKVSF; this is encoded by the coding sequence ATGATGGATTTTTTTAAATGGACTTTGCAAGCCATAAGAGCTGAGGGTTCCATGAGTTGGATGGAAGAAAGAAGAGAAGAGTGGTCTCCTCTTCTTTCTTCAAGACTTAAGTTTTTACTTGATGGTAGAGTTTTTTTGTTAATTTGCGATGAGCAAAGAGAGTGGTTTTTGAGTTATTTTTTAACAAATATAAATAGGCGTTCAATTAGTGCATCACCTAGACCGCTTTTACCATTTTTTTCGCTAAAGTCAATTTATCCAAATTTAGATGATATTAGCTCAAAAGATGAAATGGCATTACTTGATGATCTTTTAGAGATAACTTTTCCAAACGGATTTATATATTTTTACATAGGAAGTAGTTCAAATAAAAGAGCTCAAGTTGCTAAAGGTCGTGATGATAGTTATATGTGGTTACTTGATGAACAATCTCAAAATGGTTTTTCTTTAAACTCAAAAGATGAAAATATAGATAGTAAATTTTTATCTCTTTATAGTCTTTTTGATAAGAGTGTAGAGGCGGCAGTTACTGCAAAGGTAAGTTTTTAA
- the hemW gene encoding radical SAM family heme chaperone HemW: protein MLLYIHIPFCEKKCPYCSFGSSVSYNNDTIKAYFDAIKREFEHTITSLKDIKIQTIFIGGGTPSVVNSKHYEKLFKIVEKYLDTSAEITVEANPNSATFNWLEDMKSYGVNRVSFGAQSFIEKKLKFLGRIHSSKDIFNAINNANKAGFENINIDLMYGSKEDNKNSLCVELENLKKLNITHVSAYSLTLEENTPFYKKIDYAKDDENLAKFFIEGITNLGFKQYEISNFGNICKHNLGYWKLKNYIGLGAFSVGCIDTKRYFNQKNINEYIQNPTKKIVENLSPEDIKFEKIFLGLRSIVGVNKSILNEKEVKNAEFLVENQKLELKNEIFYNKNYLLSDELALYIKS, encoded by the coding sequence TTGCTACTTTATATACATATTCCGTTTTGTGAAAAAAAATGCCCTTATTGTTCTTTCGGCTCAAGCGTTTCTTATAACAACGATACAATAAAAGCGTATTTTGATGCTATAAAAAGAGAATTTGAACACACTATAACTAGCTTAAAAGATATAAAAATACAAACTATTTTTATAGGTGGCGGGACACCAAGCGTGGTTAATAGTAAGCATTATGAAAAACTTTTTAAAATAGTTGAAAAATATTTAGATACAAGTGCCGAAATAACAGTTGAAGCAAACCCAAACTCAGCTACATTTAATTGGCTAGAAGATATGAAAAGCTATGGGGTAAACAGAGTAAGTTTTGGAGCTCAAAGTTTTATAGAAAAAAAACTTAAATTTTTAGGGCGAATTCATAGCTCAAAAGATATATTTAATGCCATAAACAATGCGAATAAAGCAGGTTTTGAAAATATAAATATAGACTTAATGTATGGCAGCAAAGAAGATAATAAAAATTCACTTTGCGTAGAGCTTGAAAATTTAAAAAAATTAAATATAACGCATGTTAGTGCATATTCTTTAACACTAGAAGAAAATACACCTTTTTATAAAAAGATAGATTATGCAAAAGATGATGAAAATTTGGCTAAATTTTTTATAGAAGGAATTACAAATTTAGGTTTCAAACAATACGAAATATCAAATTTTGGCAATATTTGCAAACACAATCTTGGATACTGGAAATTAAAAAATTATATTGGGCTTGGTGCATTTTCGGTAGGATGCATAGATACTAAAAGATATTTTAATCAAAAAAATATAAATGAATACATACAAAATCCAACAAAAAAAATAGTAGAAAATTTATCACCCGAAGATATAAAATTTGAAAAAATATTTCTAGGTTTGCGAAGTATTGTGGGTGTAAATAAAAGTATATTAAATGAAAAAGAGGTTAAAAACGCAGAATTTTTAGTTGAAAACCAAAAACTTGAGTTAAAAAACGAAATTTTTTATAATAAAAATTATCTTTTGTCAGATGAGTTAGCTCTTTATATAAAGAGCTAA
- a CDS encoding single-stranded DNA-binding protein encodes MFNKVVLVGNLTRDIELRYSTSGSAIGNSAIAVTRKYSTQGGEKREETCFVDISFFGRTAEIANQYLSKGSKLLVEGRLKFDQWTDNNGQNRSKHSIVVENMEMLGGGNNNQQGGGYSQNYGNQNYQNGGYSQNYNNQNRQSQNSYSQGFSQTTNRAQSKPQDNYYDDFEEKIQEIDVDSDKFDSGDDEIPF; translated from the coding sequence ATGTTTAACAAAGTAGTTTTGGTAGGTAATTTAACTAGAGATATAGAACTTCGCTACTCTACTAGCGGTTCTGCGATAGGCAATAGTGCCATTGCAGTAACTAGAAAATATAGCACTCAAGGTGGTGAGAAAAGAGAAGAAACATGCTTTGTTGATATATCTTTTTTCGGAAGAACTGCAGAAATTGCCAATCAATATCTATCTAAAGGTTCTAAACTACTTGTTGAAGGTAGACTTAAATTCGATCAGTGGACGGATAATAACGGACAAAATAGAAGTAAGCATAGCATAGTAGTAGAAAATATGGAGATGCTAGGCGGTGGAAATAACAACCAGCAAGGTGGTGGATATTCTCAAAATTATGGTAACCAAAATTATCAAAATGGTGGTTATTCGCAAAATTATAACAATCAAAATAGACAAAGTCAAAATAGCTATTCACAAGGTTTTTCTCAAACAACTAATAGGGCTCAGTCTAAACCTCAAGATAATTATTACGATGATTTTGAAGAAAAAATCCAAGAAATCGATGTCGATTCTGATAAATTTGACAGCGGCGATGATGAAATACCATTTTAA